The proteins below are encoded in one region of Corynebacterium sphenisci DSM 44792:
- a CDS encoding YoaK family protein, which translates to MIEYRLGERVLAWYLSSITGFIDAIGFMYLGGFFLSFMSGNTTRLTASAAEGTWDVTLKAAGLMGLFLTGVAVGSLIYRLGLKHLPHGRPREAVLLFVASSTILSGILVALDHGDKGMLFLSFAVGAMNSVFERDGQVAISLTYMTGTLVKTAQNFVGAFFGGDHRLWIHHFLLWASLAGGSILGGLCYVHWELRAVWVVAALVTGGVVAAIGNRERRRRLGLSI; encoded by the coding sequence ATGATCGAGTATCGCCTCGGCGAGCGCGTCCTCGCCTGGTACCTGTCCTCCATCACCGGGTTCATCGACGCGATCGGCTTCATGTACCTCGGCGGGTTCTTCCTGTCCTTCATGTCCGGCAACACCACCCGGCTCACCGCCTCCGCCGCGGAGGGCACCTGGGACGTCACCCTCAAGGCCGCCGGGCTGATGGGGCTGTTCCTCACCGGGGTGGCGGTGGGCTCGCTGATCTACCGGCTCGGCCTGAAGCACCTGCCCCATGGCCGGCCCCGGGAGGCGGTGCTGCTCTTCGTCGCCTCCTCGACGATCCTCTCCGGGATCCTGGTGGCCCTGGATCACGGGGATAAGGGGATGCTCTTCCTCTCCTTCGCGGTGGGCGCGATGAACAGCGTCTTCGAGCGCGATGGCCAGGTGGCGATCAGCCTGACCTACATGACCGGCACCCTGGTGAAGACGGCGCAGAACTTCGTGGGCGCCTTCTTCGGCGGGGACCACCGGCTGTGGATCCACCACTTCCTGCTCTGGGCCTCCCTGGCGGGCGGGTCCATCCTGGGCGGCCTGTGCTACGTGCACTGGGAGCTGCGCGCGGTGTGGGTGGTCGCCGCCCTGGTCACCGGCGGGGTGGTCGCCGCGATCGGGAACCGGGAGCGGCGCCGCCGGCTCGGCCTGAGCATTTGA
- a CDS encoding ABC transporter permease: MNPRLTLAVVTRVLRQVRADRRTVALVLVVPAVLLTLLRYVLDARRGLFDHIGVLLLALLPMMLMAILTSVVMQRERSGGTLERLWTTRLHRLDLLAGYAIAFTLLAAGQAVVLTGVLRLLLERAPAAGPTPQVLLGAVSGACGVAIGLLASAAARSEFQAVQAFPVLITPQVFLGGVFVPRESMPAVLEAVSAALPLSYAVDSSRALAAAGGGADAWTPLAAVAAFAVALAGAAALTLRRVSR, from the coding sequence ATGAACCCCAGGCTGACCCTCGCCGTCGTCACCCGGGTGCTGCGCCAGGTGCGCGCCGACCGGCGCACCGTGGCCCTGGTGCTGGTGGTGCCGGCGGTGCTGCTCACCCTGCTGCGCTACGTGCTGGACGCCCGCCGGGGCCTCTTCGACCACATCGGGGTGCTGCTGCTGGCGCTGCTGCCGATGATGCTCATGGCCATCCTCACCTCCGTGGTGATGCAGCGGGAGCGCTCCGGCGGCACCCTGGAGCGGCTGTGGACCACCCGGCTGCACCGGCTGGACCTGCTCGCCGGCTACGCGATCGCCTTCACCCTGCTCGCCGCCGGGCAGGCGGTGGTGCTCACCGGCGTGCTGCGGCTGCTGCTGGAGCGGGCCCCCGCGGCCGGGCCGACGCCGCAGGTGCTGCTCGGGGCGGTCTCCGGGGCCTGCGGGGTGGCCATCGGGCTGCTCGCCTCCGCGGCGGCGCGCTCCGAGTTCCAGGCGGTGCAGGCCTTCCCGGTGCTCATCACCCCGCAGGTCTTCCTCGGCGGGGTGTTCGTGCCCCGGGAGAGCATGCCCGCGGTGCTGGAGGCGGTCTCCGCCGCCCTGCCGCTGTCCTACGCCGTGGACTCCTCCCGGGCCCTCGCCGCCGCCGGCGGCGGGGCCGACGCCTGGACGCCGCTGGCCGCGGTCGCCGCCTTCGCGGTGGCGCTCGCGGGCGCCGCCGCGCTGACCCTGCGCCGGGTGAGCCGATGA
- a CDS encoding type 1 glutamine amidotransferase domain-containing protein encodes MAELTGRTVAVIATDGFEDSELTSPVAAVRDAGATVHVIAPEAGAITGKKGAEVEVDRTTAEAGADDYDALILPGGTGNADHIRTDAAAVALVKAMVEAGKPLGVICHGGWILADADVLRGRTLTSYPSIRTDLVNAGATWVDEEVVVDAGMVSSRTPADLPAFNAKLVEEIAEGRH; translated from the coding sequence ATGGCCGAACTCACCGGACGCACCGTCGCCGTCATCGCCACCGACGGGTTCGAGGACTCCGAGCTGACCAGCCCGGTGGCGGCGGTCCGCGACGCCGGGGCCACCGTGCACGTGATCGCCCCCGAGGCCGGCGCGATCACCGGCAAGAAGGGCGCCGAGGTCGAGGTGGACCGCACCACCGCCGAGGCCGGCGCCGACGACTACGACGCCCTGATCCTGCCCGGCGGCACCGGCAACGCCGACCACATCCGCACCGACGCCGCCGCGGTGGCGCTGGTCAAGGCGATGGTCGAGGCCGGCAAGCCGCTCGGCGTGATCTGCCACGGCGGCTGGATCCTCGCCGACGCCGATGTGCTGCGCGGGCGCACCCTCACCTCCTACCCCTCCATCCGCACCGACCTGGTCAACGCCGGGGCGACCTGGGTGGACGAGGAGGTCGTGGTGGACGCCGGCATGGTGTCCTCGCGCACCCCGGCGGATCTGCCCGCCTTCAACGCCAAGCTGGTCGAGGAAATCGCCGAGGGCCGGCACTAG
- a CDS encoding MmpS family transport accessory protein, whose product MPSHPIPQDPNQADPAGGGGKPWYRRPGCLFGIVFVAVFGIIILITVVSVLGLRGWYGPADTVVEGVREELGDGHVVTYEIGGDARDVLATYYAGEEGIVQEDGVAAGWSTEVALDGPPGAELLAANAPDEEGAVTCRIIVNGVTIAEDSGGGRGGAAGCSADLGAIQDAERK is encoded by the coding sequence ATGCCATCGCACCCCATCCCGCAGGATCCGAACCAGGCCGACCCGGCCGGCGGCGGAGGGAAACCGTGGTACCGCCGGCCCGGTTGCCTCTTCGGCATCGTCTTCGTCGCCGTGTTCGGCATCATCATCCTCATCACCGTCGTGTCGGTGCTCGGGCTCCGGGGGTGGTACGGGCCCGCGGACACGGTCGTCGAGGGTGTCCGGGAGGAGCTCGGGGACGGGCATGTGGTCACCTACGAAATCGGCGGTGACGCCCGGGACGTGCTGGCCACCTACTACGCCGGCGAGGAGGGGATCGTCCAGGAGGATGGCGTCGCCGCCGGCTGGTCCACCGAGGTGGCCCTCGACGGCCCGCCCGGCGCCGAACTGCTCGCCGCCAACGCCCCCGATGAGGAGGGCGCCGTCACCTGCCGGATCATCGTCAACGGGGTGACCATCGCCGAGGACAGCGGCGGCGGCCGCGGCGGGGCCGCCGGCTGCAGCGCCGATCTCGGGGCCATCCAGGACGCCGAGCGGAAGTAG
- a CDS encoding TetR/AcrR family transcriptional regulator, with product MTGADGRTRILAAARRLFPERGYEGTTMRAIAAAAGVDVALIGHHFGAKRALWEIATTLPVDPADLAARLDGVGAAQAGRAVIGILAEVWLGPEGPALTARLRGLLETPEGLAGFRRVLDDVFWDRIAAELAATGYPDAALRVELAQATVFGAFIGRMLLDGPALSMLDAAGMVDCIGPVVQWHLTGRPIRDADLPAAGTPADPGQERLF from the coding sequence ATGACCGGGGCGGACGGGCGCACCCGGATCCTGGCGGCGGCGCGCCGGCTGTTCCCGGAGCGCGGCTACGAGGGCACCACCATGCGCGCCATCGCCGCCGCCGCCGGGGTGGACGTGGCCCTCATCGGGCACCATTTCGGCGCCAAGCGGGCGCTGTGGGAGATCGCCACGACCCTGCCGGTGGACCCGGCGGACCTGGCCGCCCGCCTGGACGGGGTGGGCGCGGCGCAGGCCGGCCGGGCGGTGATCGGGATCCTCGCGGAGGTGTGGCTCGGTCCGGAGGGGCCGGCGCTGACCGCCCGGCTGCGCGGTCTGCTGGAGACCCCGGAGGGCCTCGCCGGGTTCCGCCGGGTGCTCGACGACGTGTTCTGGGACCGGATCGCCGCGGAGCTGGCGGCCACCGGCTACCCGGACGCGGCGCTGCGCGTGGAGTTGGCCCAGGCCACCGTCTTCGGCGCCTTCATCGGCCGGATGCTGCTGGACGGCCCGGCGCTGAGCATGCTCGACGCCGCGGGCATGGTGGACTGCATCGGCCCGGTGGTGCAGTGGCATCTCACCGGCCGGCCGATCCGGGATGCGGATCTGCCCGCCGCCGGGACGCCGGCCGATCCGGGCCAGGAGCGGCTCTTCTAG
- a CDS encoding ABC transporter ATP-binding protein has product MIHSTDVEAGGGAVTTAPVVRARGLTVDLGPRRGRHRVVDGIDLDLAPGVITGLLGPSGCGKTTLMRAIVGVQAHGGALEVLGRPAGDRGLRGRIGYVTQAASVYGDLSATDNLAHFARLAGVPRRRVGEVLGQLDLADVADRPAADLSGGQRGRVSLGCALVAEPDLLVLDEPTVGLDPLTRRRLWALFRRIADTGVGMLISSHVLDEAARCDRVLLMREGRILAGGTPAGLLAATGATDFDAAFLSVITEEDPR; this is encoded by the coding sequence ATGATCCATTCAACGGATGTTGAGGCAGGTGGCGGCGCCGTCACCACCGCGCCCGTGGTGCGCGCCCGGGGGTTGACCGTGGATCTCGGCCCCCGCCGGGGCCGGCACCGGGTCGTCGACGGGATCGACCTCGACCTCGCCCCCGGGGTGATCACCGGGCTGCTCGGGCCCTCCGGCTGCGGCAAGACCACCCTCATGCGCGCCATCGTCGGGGTGCAGGCCCACGGCGGGGCGCTCGAGGTGCTCGGTCGGCCCGCCGGGGACCGGGGCCTGCGCGGCCGGATCGGCTACGTCACCCAGGCCGCCAGCGTCTACGGGGACCTGAGCGCGACCGACAACCTCGCCCACTTCGCCCGACTCGCCGGGGTCCCCCGGCGCCGGGTGGGGGAGGTCCTGGGGCAGCTGGATCTGGCGGATGTCGCCGACCGCCCCGCCGCGGATCTCTCCGGCGGCCAGCGCGGCCGGGTCTCCCTCGGCTGCGCCCTGGTGGCGGAGCCGGACCTGCTGGTGCTCGACGAGCCCACCGTCGGCCTGGACCCGCTGACCCGGCGCCGGCTCTGGGCGCTGTTCCGCCGGATCGCGGACACCGGGGTGGGCATGCTCATCTCCTCCCATGTGCTCGACGAGGCCGCCCGCTGCGACCGGGTGCTGCTCATGCGGGAGGGCCGGATCCTCGCCGGGGGCACCCCGGCCGGGCTGCTCGCCGCCACCGGGGCGACCGACTTCGACGCCGCCTTCCTGAGCGTGATCACCGAGGAGGATCCCCGATGA
- a CDS encoding class I adenylate-forming enzyme family protein: MRLPILTFDDPDALAGAELDRAIARRCSIGDIPTRAARAYGSRTALVDYSGEMTYERLEREANRFAHGLRALGIASREPVAILAPNCNAYLVAYFGIAKMGGAATLVNMLGGDAHIGHALRATGARVVVCHSAALPMLQLVAHTLPALEHILVIHADPGAGLGSVSGARMHSWRAFLNGVAGLVADPAVDVDEPPRVAIADRQVAQCMFSSGSTGTPKGVLTSHLAVTVAALSNSSIVALHRAEDQPATTIVLPLFHTVGMNVLAIPFLMHGARIHLLAGFDPAQLCRVLAESRSTHFVGLPIMLEAILNHSLSTGERFEHLATLAYGMAPLPEKLYRALRERFPGIAPLLASGMTEALPATLAQWPGMCETKKDSWGVVGAHTDCRVMNPGTADELPAGEQGELVYRGPSVMEGYLGAGDADAVFAEGWLHSGDIGHFDDDGAFWFIDRMKDLVKSGGENVSSVVTERIVLDHPAVAEAAVIGVADESWGERVVAVVVPAGGVPADEGERGELAADIISFARERLAPSHRPREIRLVEALPRTGSGKVRKNVLRDSGAGGGEAAAADADATGVGADEGSDSAEAAG, translated from the coding sequence ATGCGCCTGCCCATCCTCACCTTCGACGACCCCGACGCCCTGGCCGGCGCGGAGCTGGACCGGGCGATCGCCCGGCGCTGCTCCATCGGCGACATCCCCACCCGGGCCGCCCGCGCCTACGGCTCCCGCACCGCCCTGGTCGACTACTCCGGGGAGATGACCTACGAGCGCCTGGAGCGGGAGGCCAACCGCTTCGCGCACGGTCTGCGGGCCCTGGGCATCGCCTCCCGGGAGCCGGTGGCGATCCTGGCCCCGAACTGCAACGCCTACCTGGTCGCCTACTTCGGCATCGCCAAGATGGGCGGAGCGGCGACCCTGGTGAACATGCTCGGCGGGGACGCGCATATCGGGCATGCGCTGCGCGCCACCGGCGCCCGGGTGGTGGTCTGCCACTCCGCGGCGCTGCCCATGCTGCAGCTGGTCGCGCACACCCTGCCCGCGCTGGAGCACATCCTGGTCATCCACGCCGACCCGGGCGCCGGCCTGGGCAGCGTCTCGGGGGCGCGGATGCACTCCTGGCGGGCCTTCCTCAACGGGGTGGCCGGCCTCGTCGCCGACCCGGCGGTCGACGTCGACGAGCCCCCGCGGGTGGCGATCGCGGACCGCCAGGTCGCCCAGTGCATGTTCTCCTCCGGCTCCACCGGCACCCCCAAGGGGGTGCTCACCAGCCATCTCGCGGTGACCGTGGCCGCGCTGTCGAACTCCTCCATCGTCGCCCTGCACCGCGCCGAGGACCAGCCGGCCACCACCATCGTGCTGCCGCTGTTCCACACCGTGGGGATGAACGTGCTGGCCATCCCCTTCCTCATGCACGGGGCCCGGATCCACCTGCTCGCCGGCTTCGACCCGGCGCAGCTGTGCCGGGTGCTCGCCGAATCCCGCTCCACCCACTTCGTGGGCCTGCCGATCATGCTGGAGGCGATCCTCAACCATTCGCTGAGCACCGGGGAGCGCTTCGAGCACCTGGCCACCCTGGCCTACGGGATGGCCCCGCTGCCGGAGAAGCTCTACCGGGCGCTGCGGGAGCGCTTCCCGGGCATCGCCCCGCTGCTGGCCTCCGGGATGACCGAGGCGCTGCCGGCGACCCTGGCCCAATGGCCGGGCATGTGCGAGACGAAGAAGGACAGCTGGGGCGTGGTCGGCGCGCACACCGACTGCCGGGTGATGAACCCGGGCACCGCCGATGAGCTGCCCGCCGGCGAGCAGGGGGAGCTGGTCTACCGGGGCCCCTCGGTGATGGAGGGCTACCTCGGCGCCGGGGACGCCGACGCGGTCTTCGCCGAGGGCTGGCTGCACTCCGGGGACATCGGCCACTTCGACGACGACGGGGCCTTCTGGTTCATCGACCGGATGAAGGACCTGGTGAAATCCGGGGGCGAGAACGTCTCCTCGGTGGTCACCGAGCGGATCGTGCTGGATCACCCGGCGGTGGCGGAGGCCGCGGTGATCGGGGTGGCCGACGAGTCCTGGGGCGAGCGGGTGGTCGCCGTGGTGGTGCCCGCCGGCGGGGTGCCCGCGGACGAGGGGGAGCGCGGGGAGCTCGCCGCGGACATCATCTCCTTCGCCCGGGAGCGCCTCGCCCCCTCGCACCGGCCCCGGGAGATCCGGCTGGTGGAGGCGCTGCCGCGCACCGGCAGCGGCAAGGTGCGCAAGAACGTGCTGCGCGACTCCGGCGCCGGTGGCGGGGAGGCGGCCGCGGCCGATGCGGACGCGACCGGGGTGGGGGCGGATGAGGGCTCCGATTCCGCGGAGGCGGCCGGGTAG
- a CDS encoding phytoene desaturase family protein: MHTATVVGAGPNGLVAAIDLARRGLGVTVLEAADAPGGGLRAAEPLVEGVAHDAFAAVLPLAVASPGLRRLRLERHGLRFAWPEVQLAHPLAHGEAAVLHRGVGRTAAGLGRDAGAWGRLFTRHVRAVDRLLPDLLGRPGHAPTDALEMARFGLHALSPAALMWTRFRGDRARALFAGIAAHAGGRLDRPGSAVAAMMLGMVGQSTGWPVAVGGTRALADALVAELAAVGGRIELNRRVTTLDDVGEPDLLLLDLAPGHAAELLGGRQPLRRAVPHRRFRHGIGAFKLDLVIEGEVPWTAAAARRAGTVHLGGTAEEIAAAEAECAAGRMPARPFVLVAQQHLADPSRSRGDLHPLWAYAHVPNGYAGDATEAILGELERAAPGIRGRITAARATGPAALEAANANLVGGDIAGGAVDLRQLLARPHAGPNPYDTGVPGVWLCSASTSPGGGVHGMCGVNAAAVALRGLRAGRRFRP; the protein is encoded by the coding sequence ATGCACACCGCGACCGTGGTCGGCGCCGGCCCGAACGGGCTGGTCGCCGCGATTGATCTGGCCCGCCGCGGCCTGGGGGTCACCGTGCTGGAGGCCGCGGACGCCCCCGGCGGGGGCCTGCGCGCCGCCGAACCCCTCGTCGAGGGCGTCGCCCACGACGCCTTCGCCGCGGTGCTGCCCCTGGCGGTGGCCTCCCCGGGGCTGCGCCGGCTCCGCCTGGAGCGGCACGGGCTGCGCTTCGCCTGGCCGGAGGTGCAGCTGGCCCACCCCCTGGCCCACGGGGAGGCCGCGGTGCTGCACCGCGGGGTGGGCCGCACCGCCGCCGGGCTGGGCCGGGACGCGGGCGCCTGGGGGCGGTTGTTCACCCGGCATGTCCGGGCCGTGGACCGGCTGCTTCCGGATCTGCTGGGCCGGCCCGGGCACGCCCCCACCGACGCGCTCGAGATGGCCCGCTTCGGCCTGCACGCGCTCTCCCCGGCGGCGCTGATGTGGACCCGCTTCCGCGGGGACCGGGCCCGGGCGCTCTTCGCCGGGATCGCCGCCCACGCCGGGGGCCGGCTGGACCGGCCGGGCTCGGCGGTGGCGGCGATGATGCTGGGCATGGTGGGCCAGTCCACCGGCTGGCCGGTCGCTGTCGGCGGCACCCGGGCCCTCGCCGACGCCCTGGTGGCCGAACTCGCCGCGGTGGGCGGCCGGATCGAGCTGAACCGTCGGGTCACGACCCTGGACGATGTGGGCGAACCGGATCTGCTGCTGCTGGATCTCGCCCCCGGCCATGCCGCGGAGCTGCTCGGCGGCCGGCAGCCGCTGCGCCGGGCGGTGCCGCACCGCCGCTTCCGGCACGGCATCGGCGCCTTCAAGCTGGACCTGGTCATCGAGGGCGAGGTGCCCTGGACCGCGGCGGCGGCGCGGCGGGCCGGCACCGTGCACCTGGGCGGCACCGCCGAGGAGATCGCCGCCGCGGAGGCCGAGTGCGCCGCCGGGCGGATGCCCGCCCGGCCCTTCGTGCTCGTCGCCCAGCAGCACCTGGCCGATCCCTCCCGCTCGAGGGGGGACCTGCACCCGCTGTGGGCCTACGCCCATGTGCCCAACGGGTACGCGGGAGACGCCACGGAGGCGATCCTCGGCGAACTGGAGCGCGCCGCCCCCGGCATCCGCGGCCGCATCACGGCCGCCCGCGCCACCGGCCCGGCCGCGCTGGAGGCCGCGAACGCGAACCTGGTCGGCGGGGACATCGCCGGGGGCGCGGTGGATCTGCGCCAGCTGCTGGCCCGGCCGCACGCCGGCCCCAACCCCTATGACACCGGGGTGCCCGGGGTGTGGCTGTGCTCGGCCTCGACCTCCCCGGGCGGCGGGGTGCACGGCATGTGCGGGGTGAACGCCGCCGCGGTGGCGCTGCGCGGGCTGCGCGCCGGCAGGCGATTCCGCCCCTAG
- a CDS encoding CapA family protein yields MNAFRPSLMLGSAAVGGLLIAGSLATAATPWTPWDATTAFTAESAAADPGRAAPAEPAQEPVTVTVSGDLLWHPAVYESAMTGGEDWDGGWDFQRVFAPIRDFVEDADLSICHEEVPFAPPEGPFSGYPQFQAPPQIAAAVRDTGWDLCTTASNHSVDAGAEGVFRTLDAFEDAGVLTAGTARSPEEDAAPTIFTTDSGVRIAVVGGTYGTNGLPVPEPWMVQDLDPDELLAKAAAARAAGADIVLMGLHAGDEEVQEPNAQQEALAEILTRSPDVDVVYQHSSHAVQPIEKVNGKWVVYGVGNLIGQQLAENHLAYEGIMVRFGFSPDGAGGWAVSELTYVPTMISDPGVMPVRATPVSALGPDSGVDEARVAESLARTRAAVLSRGAGEHPEVREG; encoded by the coding sequence GTGAATGCTTTTCGCCCCTCGTTGATGCTCGGTTCGGCCGCCGTGGGCGGGCTGCTCATCGCCGGCTCCCTCGCCACCGCCGCCACCCCCTGGACCCCCTGGGACGCCACCACCGCCTTCACCGCGGAAAGCGCCGCGGCCGACCCCGGGCGCGCCGCCCCGGCGGAGCCCGCGCAGGAGCCGGTGACGGTCACCGTCAGCGGGGACCTGCTCTGGCACCCCGCGGTCTACGAGTCCGCGATGACCGGCGGGGAGGACTGGGACGGCGGCTGGGACTTCCAGCGCGTCTTCGCCCCGATCCGGGACTTCGTGGAGGACGCGGACCTGTCCATCTGCCATGAGGAGGTGCCCTTCGCGCCCCCGGAGGGCCCCTTCTCCGGCTACCCCCAGTTCCAGGCCCCGCCGCAGATCGCCGCCGCGGTGCGCGACACCGGCTGGGATCTGTGCACCACCGCCTCCAACCACTCCGTGGACGCCGGGGCGGAGGGGGTGTTCCGCACCCTGGACGCCTTCGAGGACGCCGGGGTGCTCACCGCCGGCACCGCCCGCAGCCCCGAGGAGGACGCCGCCCCGACCATCTTCACCACCGACTCGGGGGTGCGGATCGCCGTGGTCGGCGGCACCTACGGCACCAACGGGCTGCCCGTGCCGGAGCCGTGGATGGTGCAGGACCTGGACCCCGACGAGCTGCTCGCCAAGGCCGCCGCGGCCCGGGCCGCCGGGGCGGACATCGTGCTGATGGGCCTGCACGCCGGCGATGAGGAGGTGCAGGAGCCCAATGCGCAGCAGGAGGCCCTCGCCGAGATCCTCACCCGCTCCCCGGACGTGGACGTGGTCTACCAGCACTCCTCCCATGCGGTGCAGCCGATCGAGAAGGTCAACGGCAAATGGGTGGTCTACGGGGTGGGCAACCTGATCGGCCAGCAGCTGGCGGAGAACCACCTCGCCTACGAGGGGATCATGGTGCGCTTCGGCTTCAGCCCGGACGGCGCCGGCGGCTGGGCGGTCTCCGAGCTCACCTACGTGCCCACCATGATCAGCGATCCGGGGGTCATGCCGGTGCGCGCCACCCCGGTGTCCGCGCTGGGCCCGGACTCCGGCGTGGACGAGGCCCGGGTGGCCGAGTCCCTGGCCCGCACCCGGGCGGCGGTGCTCTCCCGCGGCGCCGGGGAGCACCCCGAGGTCCGGGAGGGCTGA
- a CDS encoding acyl-CoA dehydrogenase family protein, translated as MGPDATLHLTDTDERRQLRESARGLAAGYGLDYMIEKADAGDYPRELWDEAGRLGFIGVNIPEAYGGGGAGIAELAIVEEEFAAQGAGLLMLVVSPAINGTIISAFGTEEQKKTYLPGIASGEYIAAFAITEPDAGTNSHAITTTARKVGGQWVLSGTKTYISGVDQASGVLVVATIADEATGKRRPALFMVPTDAPGFTATRIPMEVKLAEWQYQLFLDEVKLPADALIGSAEAGLPQLFMGLNPERILATAMATGMARHALDVAVAYARERGVFGQPIGAHQGLAHPLAQCRIELEMAQLMGAKAAALFDAGLPMEAADAANMAKYAAGEICAKSLDQAVQTLGGNGLASEYKLARMLPASRLPRIAPVSREMLLNYVAQNMMGLPKSY; from the coding sequence ATGGGACCCGACGCCACCCTGCACCTCACCGACACCGATGAACGCCGCCAGCTGCGCGAGTCCGCCCGGGGCCTCGCCGCCGGCTACGGGCTGGACTACATGATCGAGAAGGCCGACGCCGGGGACTACCCCCGGGAGCTCTGGGACGAGGCCGGCCGGCTCGGCTTCATCGGGGTGAACATCCCCGAGGCCTACGGCGGCGGCGGGGCCGGGATCGCCGAACTGGCCATCGTCGAGGAGGAGTTCGCCGCCCAGGGCGCGGGCCTGCTCATGCTGGTGGTCTCCCCCGCCATCAACGGGACCATCATCAGCGCCTTCGGCACCGAGGAGCAGAAGAAGACCTACCTGCCCGGCATCGCCAGCGGCGAGTACATCGCCGCCTTCGCGATCACCGAACCCGACGCCGGCACCAACTCCCACGCCATCACCACCACCGCCCGCAAGGTCGGCGGGCAGTGGGTGCTCAGCGGCACCAAGACCTACATCTCCGGGGTGGACCAGGCCTCCGGGGTGCTGGTCGTGGCCACCATCGCCGACGAGGCCACCGGCAAACGCCGCCCGGCCCTGTTCATGGTGCCCACCGACGCCCCCGGGTTCACCGCCACCCGGATCCCGATGGAGGTCAAGCTCGCCGAATGGCAGTACCAGCTCTTCCTCGACGAGGTGAAACTGCCCGCCGACGCGCTCATCGGCTCCGCCGAGGCCGGGCTGCCGCAGCTGTTCATGGGGCTCAACCCGGAGCGGATCCTGGCCACCGCGATGGCCACCGGGATGGCCCGGCACGCCCTCGACGTGGCGGTGGCCTACGCCAGGGAGCGCGGCGTCTTCGGCCAGCCGATCGGCGCCCACCAGGGCCTGGCCCACCCCCTGGCGCAGTGCCGGATCGAGCTGGAGATGGCCCAGCTGATGGGCGCCAAGGCCGCCGCGCTCTTCGACGCCGGGCTGCCGATGGAGGCCGCGGACGCGGCGAACATGGCCAAGTACGCCGCCGGGGAGATCTGCGCCAAATCCCTCGACCAGGCGGTGCAGACCCTCGGGGGCAACGGCCTGGCCAGCGAATACAAGCTGGCCCGGATGCTGCCGGCCTCCCGGCTGCCCCGGATCGCCCCGGTGAGCCGGGAGATGCTGCTCAACTACGTCGCCCAGAACATGATGGGCCTGCCCAAGAGCTACTGA
- a CDS encoding SDR family oxidoreductase, with the protein MDMGLAGRRVLVTGGSKGLGFAAAREFLAEGARVVFCARDAQEVAAAEAELGDGARGVVADVTDPAQVTRLIEAAVAELGGIDVVVNNAGGANPGTGESISEDALRHDYDLKVLTWQRVLRAALPQLRASDQPRVVNVGSVYAAHPDHRFFATAVNRAAGANLTRCWAAELGREGILVNGVDIGCIETPQWANIRDKRAPGTPLAEFLATTAEEDVPLGRIGRPEEAAAAIVFLASARASYLTGTTIDVAGGMGLRV; encoded by the coding sequence ATGGACATGGGACTGGCCGGACGGCGGGTGCTGGTGACCGGGGGATCGAAGGGGCTGGGCTTCGCCGCGGCCCGGGAGTTCCTCGCCGAGGGCGCCCGGGTGGTGTTCTGCGCCCGGGACGCGCAAGAGGTCGCCGCCGCGGAGGCGGAGCTCGGCGACGGCGCCCGCGGGGTGGTCGCCGACGTCACCGACCCGGCGCAGGTGACGCGGCTCATCGAGGCCGCGGTGGCGGAGCTCGGCGGCATCGACGTGGTGGTGAACAACGCCGGCGGGGCGAACCCCGGCACCGGGGAGTCCATCTCCGAGGATGCGCTGCGCCACGACTACGACCTGAAGGTGCTCACCTGGCAGCGGGTGCTGCGCGCGGCGCTGCCGCAGCTGCGCGCCTCGGATCAGCCGCGGGTGGTCAACGTCGGCTCGGTCTACGCCGCGCACCCGGATCACCGCTTCTTCGCCACCGCGGTGAACCGCGCCGCCGGGGCGAACCTCACCCGGTGCTGGGCCGCGGAGCTCGGCCGGGAGGGGATCCTGGTCAACGGGGTGGACATCGGCTGCATCGAGACCCCGCAGTGGGCGAACATCCGGGACAAGCGCGCCCCGGGCACCCCGCTGGCGGAGTTCCTCGCCACCACCGCGGAGGAGGACGTGCCGCTGGGCCGGATCGGCCGGCCGGAGGAGGCCGCCGCGGCGATCGTCTTCCTCGCCTCCGCGCGGGCGAGCTACCTCACCGGCACCACCATCGACGTCGCCGGGGGCATGGGCCTGCGGGTGTAG